One segment of Acidovorax sp. DW039 DNA contains the following:
- the ptsP gene encoding phosphoenolpyruvate--protein phosphotransferase — translation MTFSVHGLAVARGIAIGRAVLVASSRVDVAHYFIQPEQVQSEIERVRQGRNAVVDELQRLQADMPADAPHELGALLDVHLMLLQDQALEEGVKHWVTERLYNAEWALTTQLEIVARQFDEMEDEYLRERKADLEQVVERILRHMKGVASPVAPPVSQRRKTQQDLLLDDTVDVPLVLVAHDLSPADMLQFKQSVFAGFVTDVGGKTSHTAIVARSMDIPAVVGARSASQLVRQDDWVIIDGDAGVMIVDPSPIILAEYGFRQRQGELERERLARLRHTPAVTIDGQKIELLANIEQPDDAPAAVLAGAVGVGLFRSEFLFMGKEGNLPGEEEQYLAYRQALDGMQGLPVTIRTIDVGADKPLDKGHKDNYLNPALGLRAIRWSLADPAMFRTQLRAVLRAAAHGKVKLLFPMLAHVSEITQTLAQVDLARAELDARGVAYGPVQLGAMIEIPAAALMVRTFFKYFDFLSIGTNDLIQYTLAIDRADEAVAHLYDPLHPAVLRLVADVIAEGHAQGKVVSVCGETAGDVTMTRLLLGLGLRSFSMHPAQILAVKQEVLRADTRKLTPWAQQVMAGEVPLVPGT, via the coding sequence ATGACCTTTTCCGTCCATGGCCTGGCCGTCGCGCGTGGCATTGCCATTGGCCGCGCTGTGCTGGTGGCGTCCAGCCGCGTGGACGTGGCCCATTACTTCATCCAGCCCGAGCAAGTGCAGTCGGAGATTGAGCGGGTGCGCCAGGGCCGCAATGCGGTGGTGGACGAACTGCAGCGCCTGCAGGCCGACATGCCTGCCGATGCTCCGCACGAGCTGGGTGCGCTGCTGGATGTGCACCTGATGCTGCTGCAGGACCAGGCACTGGAAGAGGGCGTGAAGCACTGGGTGACGGAGCGCCTGTACAACGCAGAGTGGGCGCTGACCACGCAGCTAGAAATCGTCGCGCGCCAGTTCGACGAAATGGAGGATGAGTACCTGCGCGAACGCAAGGCCGACCTAGAGCAGGTGGTAGAGCGTATCTTGCGCCACATGAAGGGCGTGGCCAGCCCCGTGGCCCCGCCCGTGAGCCAGCGGCGCAAGACGCAGCAGGATCTGCTGCTGGACGACACGGTGGATGTGCCCCTGGTGCTGGTGGCGCACGATCTCTCGCCTGCCGACATGCTGCAGTTCAAGCAAAGCGTGTTTGCCGGATTCGTGACCGATGTGGGTGGCAAGACCTCGCACACCGCCATCGTTGCGCGCAGCATGGACATTCCGGCCGTGGTGGGCGCGCGCAGCGCCAGCCAGCTGGTGCGCCAGGACGACTGGGTCATCATCGACGGCGATGCCGGGGTGATGATCGTGGACCCCTCGCCCATCATCCTGGCCGAGTACGGTTTTCGCCAGCGCCAGGGCGAGCTGGAGCGCGAGCGCCTGGCCCGGCTACGGCACACACCGGCCGTCACCATCGACGGCCAGAAGATCGAGCTGCTGGCCAACATCGAGCAGCCCGACGACGCCCCCGCAGCCGTGCTGGCCGGGGCCGTGGGCGTGGGCCTGTTCCGCAGCGAATTCCTCTTCATGGGCAAGGAGGGCAACCTGCCCGGCGAGGAAGAGCAGTACCTGGCCTACCGGCAGGCGCTGGACGGCATGCAGGGCCTGCCTGTCACCATCCGCACCATCGACGTGGGGGCTGACAAGCCGCTGGACAAAGGCCACAAGGACAACTACCTGAACCCCGCCCTGGGCCTGCGCGCCATCCGCTGGAGCCTGGCCGACCCGGCCATGTTCCGCACCCAGTTGCGTGCGGTTCTGCGTGCGGCGGCGCATGGCAAGGTCAAGCTGCTGTTCCCCATGCTGGCGCATGTGTCTGAAATCACCCAGACACTGGCGCAGGTGGACCTGGCCCGCGCAGAGCTGGACGCCCGTGGCGTGGCCTACGGGCCGGTGCAGCTGGGCGCGATGATCGAGATTCCCGCCGCGGCGCTGATGGTGCGCACGTTCTTCAAGTATTTCGACTTCCTGTCCATCGGCACCAACGATCTGATCCAGTACACGCTGGCGATTGACCGCGCCGACGAAGCCGTGGCGCATCTGTACGACCCGCTGCACCCCGCCGTGCTGCGGCTGGTGGCCGATGTGATTGCCGAGGGCCATGCGCAGGGCAAGGTGGTGTCGGTGTGCGGCGAGACGGCGGGCGACGTGACCATGACGCGGCTGCTGCTGGGCCTGGGGCTGCGCAGCTTCTCCATGCACCCCGCGCAGATATTGGCCGTGAAGCAGGAAGTGCTGCGTGCTGACACCCGCAAGCTCACCCCATGGGCACAGCAGGTGATGGCGGGCGAAGTGCCGCTCGTGCCCGGCACTTGA
- a CDS encoding DMT family transporter, with protein MQANLYALGAIAMWASLASLGVSLTHVPPFLLTGIALIIGSVPAWPFVARDPSQWRIPLRTLALGVYGLFAYHFLLFIALRYAPAVEANLVNYLWPLFIVVLAPVLLPGVRLRLAHVAAALLGFGGAAIAIVGGRELSGELAWGYLPALAAAFIWASYSLLTKRVAAFPTTAIGLFGLVSGALSLLCHVLLEPATTLQWRDWALLTLLGLGPLGASFFLWDKALKLGDARQIGILSYITPLASTTLLVLVSGRPFSSSIVIATGMILAAAVLGMRAR; from the coding sequence ATGCAAGCCAATCTGTACGCCCTGGGGGCCATTGCGATGTGGGCCTCGCTCGCATCGCTGGGGGTCTCGCTCACGCACGTTCCACCCTTCCTGCTCACGGGCATCGCCCTCATCATCGGCAGCGTTCCGGCGTGGCCTTTTGTCGCCCGCGATCCGTCACAGTGGCGTATTCCGCTGCGCACTCTGGCGCTGGGGGTGTATGGCCTGTTCGCGTACCACTTTCTGTTGTTCATCGCGCTGCGCTACGCACCAGCGGTGGAGGCCAACCTGGTCAACTACCTCTGGCCGCTGTTCATCGTGGTGCTGGCACCGGTGCTACTGCCCGGGGTGCGGCTGCGGCTGGCGCATGTGGCGGCGGCCCTGCTGGGTTTTGGCGGCGCAGCCATCGCCATTGTGGGCGGGCGGGAGCTGAGCGGTGAGCTGGCCTGGGGCTACCTGCCCGCGCTGGCTGCGGCCTTCATCTGGGCCAGCTATTCGCTGCTGACCAAGCGAGTGGCGGCCTTCCCTACCACCGCCATCGGCCTGTTCGGGCTGGTGTCGGGAGCCCTCTCGCTGCTGTGCCATGTGCTGCTGGAGCCCGCCACCACCCTGCAATGGCGCGACTGGGCCCTGCTGACCTTGCTGGGCCTGGGCCCGCTGGGCGCGTCGTTCTTTTTATGGGACAAGGCGCTCAAGCTGGGCGATGCGCGGCAGATCGGCATCCTGAGCTACATCACTCCGCTGGCCTCCACCACCTTGCTGGTGCTGGTAAGCGGCCGACCGTTCAGCAGCAGCATCGTGATCGCCACAGGCATGATTCTGGCCGCCGCCGTGCTGGGCATGCGCGCCCGCTAA
- a CDS encoding AraC family transcriptional regulator — MASHAAPAALTLRRYGPAPGSHSHDHFQVLLGLSGTLELEIDGRGLRVPPGHGCVIAPQARHDFESSRGSLCLVLDSYHADWSQRATQLQGLPHLYALARYLSQAVEQGLPLAQQHGPALLMEAWARLPDGHKPAADPHLRRAARPIDWWGLQQWAQGHWHQQLTVADLAQRAHLSPSQFAARCRSDQGMSAMQWLRQQRLHQARELRAQGMPVAEAARRTGYRSPSALTAALRRLER, encoded by the coding sequence ATGGCCTCGCATGCAGCACCGGCAGCGCTCACGCTGCGGCGCTACGGCCCGGCTCCGGGCAGCCACAGCCACGACCACTTTCAGGTGCTCCTGGGCCTGTCAGGCACCCTAGAGCTGGAGATTGATGGCCGAGGCCTGCGCGTGCCCCCAGGCCACGGTTGCGTGATCGCCCCGCAAGCGCGGCATGACTTTGAATCCAGCCGTGGCAGCCTGTGTCTGGTGCTGGACTCCTACCATGCAGACTGGAGCCAACGCGCCACGCAACTGCAAGGCTTGCCCCACCTTTATGCGCTGGCACGCTACCTGAGCCAGGCGGTAGAACAAGGCCTGCCCTTGGCCCAGCAGCACGGCCCCGCGCTGCTGATGGAAGCGTGGGCCCGGTTGCCCGATGGCCACAAGCCCGCAGCAGACCCGCACTTGCGCCGAGCGGCCCGCCCCATCGACTGGTGGGGCTTGCAGCAATGGGCCCAGGGCCACTGGCACCAGCAGTTGACTGTGGCCGATCTGGCCCAGCGCGCCCACCTGAGCCCCAGCCAATTTGCCGCCCGCTGCCGCAGCGACCAAGGCATGAGTGCCATGCAGTGGTTGCGCCAGCAACGCCTGCACCAGGCCCGTGAACTGCGTGCCCAAGGCATGCCCGTGGCGGAGGCAGCGCGCCGCACGGGGTATCGCTCCCCCTCCGCACTCACCGCAGCATTGCGGCGGCTGGAGCGCTGA
- a CDS encoding DMT family transporter — MPTHPQATPSPLALVAPGAFVLIWSTGFLVGRAVAPHADPFWFLALRFACVATAFCAAAWWASAAWPHGRQRIGLHMLAGALMSGIYLGPSWWAMARGMPAGVMALIGALQPLFTALVAVLWLRQHLPARTWAGLALGFGGVALVLAPRLAATDSNALHWPVVLAAVGSIVSLTLGAMVQKSRWLAQDDLRSASAVQNLGAVVVLLAMALTLGTPHWDGSATLWAALAFAVLVLSIGGATLLIWLMRRGEATRTAALLLAVPPLAALEAWAIFGETLAPVQLLGFVLAMAGVALARR; from the coding sequence ATGCCCACCCACCCACAGGCCACGCCCTCCCCTCTCGCCCTGGTAGCACCCGGCGCGTTTGTGCTCATCTGGTCCACCGGATTTCTGGTGGGGCGCGCCGTGGCACCGCATGCCGATCCGTTCTGGTTTCTGGCCCTGCGCTTTGCCTGTGTAGCCACTGCGTTCTGCGCCGCAGCCTGGTGGGCAAGCGCTGCCTGGCCGCACGGGCGGCAACGCATCGGCTTGCACATGCTGGCCGGTGCGCTGATGAGCGGCATTTACCTGGGCCCGAGCTGGTGGGCCATGGCGCGCGGCATGCCCGCCGGGGTGATGGCCTTGATTGGCGCGCTGCAGCCCTTGTTCACTGCCCTGGTGGCCGTGCTGTGGCTGCGGCAACACCTGCCCGCACGCACCTGGGCAGGGCTGGCGCTGGGCTTTGGTGGCGTGGCGCTGGTCCTGGCCCCACGCCTGGCTGCCACCGATTCCAATGCTCTGCATTGGCCCGTAGTGCTGGCTGCGGTGGGCAGCATCGTGTCGCTCACGCTGGGGGCGATGGTGCAGAAGTCGCGCTGGCTGGCGCAAGACGACCTGCGCAGCGCCAGTGCCGTGCAGAACCTGGGGGCCGTGGTGGTGCTGCTGGCCATGGCACTCACCCTGGGCACGCCGCACTGGGACGGCTCGGCCACGCTCTGGGCGGCTTTGGCGTTTGCGGTGCTGGTGCTGTCGATTGGTGGGGCCACGCTGCTGATCTGGCTGATGCGCCGGGGCGAAGCCACACGCACTGCCGCCCTGCTGTTGGCCGTGCCACCGCTGGCCGCACTGGAGGCCTGGGCCATCTTTGGCGAAACGCTGGCCCCCGTGCAGTTACTGGGCTTTGTGCTGGCCATGGCCGGGGTGGCCCTGGCCCGGCGCTGA